One stretch of Anguilla anguilla isolate fAngAng1 chromosome 5, fAngAng1.pri, whole genome shotgun sequence DNA includes these proteins:
- the LOC118227619 gene encoding tetraspanin-3 — protein sequence MGQCGITSSKTVLVFLNLIFWAAAGILCYVGAYVFITYDDYDHFFEDVYTLIPAVIIIAVGTLLFIIGLIGCCATIRESRCGLATFVVILMLVFVTEVVVVVLGYIYRAKVEDEVDRSIQKVYNEYNGTNTDAPSRAIDYVQRQLHCCGIHNYSDWKITRWFNESRNNSVPLSCCKPNVSNCTGSLAHPADLYPEGCEALVVKKLKEIMMYVIWAALTFAAIQMLGMLCACVVLCRRTRDPTYELLVTGGTYA from the exons ATGGGACAGTGTGGCATAACCTCGTCGAAGACGGTGTTGGTCTTCCTTAATCTCATTTTCTGG GCAGCGGCAGGCATCTTGTGCTATGTTGGGGCCTACGTGTTCATCACATACGACGACTATGACCACTTTTTCGAGGATGTGTACACGCTGATCCCGGCTGTGATTATCATTGCCGTCGGGACCCTCCTGTTCATCATTggcctgattggctgttgcgCCACGATACGAGAAAGTCGCTGCGGCCTGGCTACC TTTGTTGTCATTCTTATGCTGGTGTTTGTCACTGAAGTAGTCGTGGTGGTGCTGGGCTATATTTACAGAGCAAAG GTTGAAGATGAGGTTGATCGCTCCATTCAGAAAGTGTACAACGAATACAACGGCACAAACACAGATGCCCCAAGCCGCGCCATCGACTATGTCCAGAGGCAG cTCCACTGTTGTGGGATCCACAACTACTCAGACTGGAAGATCACTCGCTGGTTCAACGAGTCCCGAAACAACAGTGTCCCGCTGAGCTGCTGCAAACCCAACGTCAGCAACTGCACTGGCTCCCTCGCCCATCCCGCCGACCTCTACCCGGAG GGCTGCGAAGCTCTGGTTGTGAAGAAGCTGAAGGAAATCATGATGTATGTCATTTGGGCGGCATTGACATTTGCTGCAATACAG ATGCTGGGGATGCTGTGTGCCTGCGTGGTGCTGTGCCGAAGGACCCGAGACCCCACATACGAGCTGCTGGTCACTGGGGGAACCTACGCGTAA
- the LOC118228125 gene encoding neuromedin-B-like, which translates to MAGVIWSSICKFVLLIHLFFFSYISKTSSVSLDLTELRNKVAKIKVNPRGNLWATGHFMGKKSVMEGSLLESPDEESLNAIQTALNSDQHVQELRELITQEVLKFALQNQLQDTRRRQDNYPDTGLLLKLLENYIGYETK; encoded by the exons ATGGCTGGAGTTATTTGGAGCAGTATCTGCAAGTTTGTGCTCCTgatacatctttttttcttctcctacaTTTCTAAGACCTCTTCAGTGAGTCTCGACCTGACCGAGCTCAGAAATAAGGTAGCAAAGATTAAAGTAAATCCGAGGGGAAATTTATGGGCCACAG GGCACTTCATGGGCAAGAAGAGCGTCATGGAAGGCTCATTGCTGGAGTCTCCAGACGAAGAATCTCTGAACGCAATTCAAACCGCGCTGAATTCAGACCAGCATGTGCAGGAACTGAGGGAGCTGATCACACAAGAGGTTCTGAAATTCGCGCTGCAGAATCAGCTACAGGACACGCGGAGGAGACAAGACAATTATCCG GATACGGGGTTGCTGCTGAAGTTACTGGAAAACTACATCGGATACGAAACAAAGTGA